CGGACGGACGAGCGGCGACAATGATCAAATCATTGCGCTGAAAGCCTGCCGTCACTTTATCCAAGTCGCGGAATCCGGTCGGAATCCCCGTGACATCGCCTTTACGCGTATGCAATAGCTCAATATTATCGTAAGTTTTCACCAAGACATCTTTAATATGGATAAAGTCGCCCGCATTTTTGCGGCTCGACACTTCCATCATTTTTTTCTCGGCTTCTGCAAGCAATGCTTCTACTTCGTCTTCGCGCGTAAAGCCGTCTTCGACGATCGTGGTGGCCACACGGATGAGTCGGCGAAGCAAGGCTTTCTCTTCCACGATGTGGGCATAATGCCCAACGTTTGCGGCTGTTGGCACCGCATTAGCAATCTCTGTCAGGTACGATAAGCCGCCGACATCTTCGAGCTCTTTTTTGACCGATAGCTCTTCTGTCACGGTGACCAAATCCACCGCTTTGCCGCGGTCCGTCAAATCGATCATCGTCTGGAAAATCCTCTGATGGGCGACGCGGTAAAAATCTTCCGGCATGACGATTTCCGCTACGGAAACCAGTGCCTGTGGCTCCAGGAAAATGGCCCCGATAACGGATTGCTCGGCTTCCTGGTTATGCGGTGGGACGCGGTCGATCGATTCGTTCATATCTATTCCCCTTACGCTTCTTCAGTAACGTGTACGCGCAATGTCGCGGTTACATCGTGATGCAACTTCACTGGCACATTCGTGTAGCCAAGCGCGCGGATTGCGTCATCGAGTTCCATTTTACGCTTGTCGATTTTATGGCCATGGGTCTTTTCAAGTTCTTTCGCTATTTGCTTGGTCGTGATCGAGCCGAACAAGCGCCCGTCATCACCGGATTTCGCTGTCAGTTCAATCGTTAAAGCTTCAAGTTTTTCTTTCAGCTCTTTCGCTTCATTCAATTCCTGCTCGACTTCCTTTTCCTGCTTCTTCTGTTGGCCAGCCAGTTTGCTCATGGCTGCTTGATCAGCTTCCACTGCCAAATTGTTCTTCAACAAGAAGTTATTCGCGTAGCCGTCCGCCACATTTTTGATATCGCCTTTTTTGCCTACATTTTTTACGTCTTTCAAGAAAATTACTTTCATTCTTCAGATCCTCCTCTATCATTTTCGGTTAATACGGTCTTTAGTTGCCCGACCGCTTCTTCAATACTTGCGTCCGGCATTTGTGTGGCTGCATTGGTTAAATGGCCACCGCCGCCGAGATTTTCCATCACGATTTGGACATTGACTTCACCAAGCGAACGGGCACTGATGCCAACGCCGCCTTCTGTCCGTTCTGCGATAACAAACGACGCGTTAACGTCTTTCATCGTCAGCAGAATGTCCGCCGTTTGTGCGATCAGCACGGGGCTGTAAATACGCCCTCGCTCGCCTTTAGCGATGGCAATGCCGTCGCCGACAAATTCCACGCTCTGGACGATTTTCGCCCGTTCAATATACGTATTGAGGTCTTCTTTCAACAAGCGCTGCACGAGCACTGTATCAGCACCGTTCGAGCGCAAATAGGAAGCCGCTTCAAAGGTCCTGGCGCCCGTGCGCAGCGTAAAGCTTTTCGTGTCGACGATAATGCCGGCAAGCATCGCGGTCGCTTCGAGCATCGTCAGTTTTTCGTGTTTCGGCTGGTATTCGATCAACTCGGTGACCAGCTCCGCCGTAGACGATGCGTACGGCTCCATATAGACGAGCATCGTATTGGTAATGAATTCCTCGCCTCTTCGATGATGG
This is a stretch of genomic DNA from Planococcus maritimus. It encodes these proteins:
- the rplI gene encoding 50S ribosomal protein L9 → MKVIFLKDVKNVGKKGDIKNVADGYANNFLLKNNLAVEADQAAMSKLAGQQKKQEKEVEQELNEAKELKEKLEALTIELTAKSGDDGRLFGSITTKQIAKELEKTHGHKIDKRKMELDDAIRALGYTNVPVKLHHDVTATLRVHVTEEA